A region of Thermococcus barossii DNA encodes the following proteins:
- a CDS encoding CoA-binding protein produces MVRIMPVDRLSDEEIVEILTRYRRIALVGASPKPERDSNDVMRYLLEHGYEVYPVNPRYLEVLGRRCYPSVLDIPNEVEIVDLFVRPEFTMDYVGQAIEKGAKVVWFQFNTYNREAFKKAKEAGLIAVAHRCIKQEHARLIG; encoded by the coding sequence GTGGTCAGGATAATGCCCGTTGACAGGTTGAGCGACGAGGAAATAGTGGAGATTCTGACCAGGTACAGGAGGATAGCCCTCGTTGGGGCCTCGCCGAAGCCCGAACGCGATTCCAACGATGTGATGCGCTACCTCCTTGAACACGGCTACGAGGTCTACCCCGTAAACCCTCGATATTTAGAAGTTCTCGGAAGGAGGTGCTATCCGAGCGTTCTGGATATACCTAACGAGGTCGAGATTGTTGACCTCTTCGTTCGCCCGGAGTTCACGATGGACTACGTGGGGCAGGCGATAGAGAAGGGGGCAAAGGTGGTGTGGTTCCAGTTCAACACGTACAACCGGGAAGCGTTCAAAAAGGCGAAGGAAGCCGGCTTAATAGCGGTTGCCCATCGCTGCATAAAGCAGGAGCACGCGAGGCTGATCGGCTAA
- a CDS encoding diacylglycerol/polyprenol kinase family protein, translating into MNRIPRRELVRKGWHVLPGILGAPIIVYTPRWVTLLVVWFFAILYTLQHLKLRRGWKFTVPIADLSYRTMARDDEEDNFLGSFLLWITMAIICTIFPKIAALSALWVSTFGDCFNALIGQLVGGPRIPWNRKKTLIGSATMFAVSLFALMASHRVLGLDYSLQFLGGIALAAAILESLPIRSAYDEFTVPFSTALLIWLAYGGPLLAVTW; encoded by the coding sequence ATGAACCGCATTCCAAGAAGGGAGCTTGTAAGGAAGGGCTGGCACGTCCTTCCCGGGATCCTCGGTGCGCCTATAATCGTCTACACTCCCAGATGGGTTACTCTCCTCGTTGTCTGGTTCTTCGCGATTCTCTACACGCTCCAGCACCTGAAACTCAGGCGCGGCTGGAAGTTCACAGTTCCGATAGCGGATTTGAGCTACCGCACGATGGCCAGGGATGACGAGGAGGACAACTTCCTGGGAAGCTTTCTGCTGTGGATTACAATGGCGATTATATGCACCATCTTCCCCAAAATCGCCGCCTTATCGGCCCTCTGGGTCTCGACCTTTGGGGACTGCTTCAACGCCCTGATCGGTCAGCTGGTTGGAGGCCCGCGGATACCTTGGAACAGAAAGAAAACGCTCATCGGCAGTGCGACGATGTTCGCCGTTTCCCTGTTTGCGCTCATGGCTTCCCACAGAGTCCTCGGACTGGACTACTCCCTCCAATTCCTCGGGGGGATAGCCCTCGCTGCGGCAATCCTGGAGAGTCTTCCAATCCGCTCGGCCTACGATGAGTTCACGGTGCCCTTCTCAACTGCCCTCTTAATATGGCTTGCCTACGGGGGCCCGCTGCTGGCCGTAACCTGGTGA
- a CDS encoding TrmB family transcriptional regulator: protein MDEKEIKSLLREFGLNEYEVRAYLALIRSGPLTAGELATLSKVPQPRIYDVIRTLMAKGFVTTSQGRPKRVIPLNPESVMNAIKQRYNERIEALKSALEEIYTPHSEIGSVIVVKSRITLEDYVRKAIKNTRFHMSIAVPREFLKKLEMDLGKKKENNVRINLFVYGENDVPPVANEIRIRDVPDPIIIIQDRDMGVYLPYEALTGGSSLHGYGLIIQDNNLLFMLDRYFYHALWPTGRVVYREERALKLPREYIHIRELVSDLRRFNIRNAKVEVFGRFVRSGEPVHIVGRVVEFYEDEGKVISNITVETQDGERHVVGGWNASLEDIEAERIILFE, encoded by the coding sequence ATGGATGAGAAGGAAATAAAGTCCCTCCTCCGCGAGTTTGGACTCAACGAGTATGAGGTTAGGGCGTACCTTGCACTTATCAGGAGCGGACCTCTGACGGCTGGTGAACTCGCGACGCTCTCAAAGGTTCCCCAGCCCAGGATATACGACGTGATAAGAACGCTCATGGCCAAGGGATTCGTCACTACCAGTCAGGGCAGACCCAAGCGAGTCATTCCCCTCAATCCCGAGAGCGTCATGAATGCCATCAAGCAGCGGTACAATGAGAGGATAGAGGCCCTCAAATCTGCCTTGGAGGAAATTTACACGCCTCATAGCGAGATAGGCAGTGTAATAGTCGTCAAAAGCCGCATAACCCTGGAAGATTACGTCAGGAAGGCAATAAAGAACACCAGATTTCACATGAGCATCGCAGTCCCCAGGGAGTTTCTGAAGAAGCTGGAGATGGATTTGGGGAAGAAGAAGGAGAACAACGTCCGCATAAACCTTTTTGTTTACGGCGAAAACGACGTTCCTCCCGTGGCCAACGAGATACGTATCAGAGACGTGCCCGATCCAATAATCATAATCCAGGACAGGGATATGGGGGTATACCTCCCATACGAGGCCCTGACTGGCGGTAGTTCCCTTCACGGTTACGGCCTTATAATCCAGGACAACAACCTTCTCTTCATGCTTGACCGCTACTTCTACCATGCCCTGTGGCCCACAGGCAGGGTTGTTTACAGGGAAGAAAGGGCACTGAAGCTCCCGAGGGAGTACATACACATAAGAGAGCTTGTTTCCGACCTGCGACGCTTTAACATTCGGAATGCGAAGGTTGAAGTCTTCGGCCGCTTCGTCCGCTCCGGAGAGCCAGTTCACATAGTGGGCAGGGTCGTGGAGTTCTACGAGGACGAGGGCAAGGTCATATCGAACATAACGGTCGAAACTCAGGATGGTGAGAGGCACGTCGTGGGTGGCTGGAACGCCTCTCTGGAGGACATAGAGGCCGAGAGAATTATCCTCTTTGAGTGA
- a CDS encoding M48 family metallopeptidase: MRLRVRRRPVKYARLEVRPDGTVLVTAPDGFDVDTLIEKHRGWLEGKLAEIGELREIAESGFPINGEFYQVIHGRKPKVHGRFKTIVLSPNPTDVVECLKKILRRELLPLVDSYARKMGVEPGKVYIRHQKSRWGSCSPRGNLNFNVRLIALPPELREYVVVHELAHLRYMNHSKAFWELVGEFYPDYQAARKELKKWWTIVELNPYWKWLARGEV; this comes from the coding sequence ATGAGATTGAGGGTTCGCCGTCGGCCGGTTAAGTACGCGAGGCTTGAGGTGAGGCCCGACGGAACGGTCCTTGTCACCGCCCCGGATGGCTTCGACGTTGATACCCTAATAGAGAAGCACAGAGGATGGCTTGAGGGGAAGCTGGCTGAGATTGGAGAGCTTAGGGAGATCGCAGAGTCCGGATTTCCCATCAACGGCGAGTTCTACCAGGTGATTCATGGAAGGAAGCCCAAGGTTCACGGGAGATTCAAAACCATTGTCCTGTCCCCCAACCCCACCGACGTTGTGGAGTGCCTGAAGAAAATCCTCCGAAGGGAGCTGTTGCCTCTCGTGGACTCATACGCTCGAAAAATGGGGGTTGAGCCGGGGAAGGTCTATATCAGGCACCAGAAGAGCCGATGGGGAAGCTGCTCTCCCAGGGGTAACCTGAACTTCAACGTCCGCCTCATAGCTCTCCCCCCGGAACTGAGGGAATACGTCGTTGTCCACGAGCTTGCACACCTGAGGTACATGAACCACTCGAAGGCCTTCTGGGAGCTCGTCGGGGAGTTCTACCCGGACTATCAGGCCGCGAGGAAGGAGCTCAAGAAGTGGTGGACGATAGTTGAGCTGAACCCCTACTGGAAGTGGCTGGCACGGGGCGAGGTTTAG
- a CDS encoding ABC transporter ATP-binding protein encodes MVEVKLEGITKRFGDFEAVKDLNLTIKDGEFLVLLGPSGCGKTTTLRMISGLETPSEGRIYFGDRDVTYLPPKDRNISMVFQSYAVWPHMKVFDNIAFPLRVKKYPEDEIKRRVKWAAELLQIENLLDRYPGQLSGGQRQRVAVARAIVVEPDVLLMDEPLSNLDAKLRVAMRAEIKKLQTKLKVTTIYVTHDQVEAMTMGDRIAVMNRGRLLQVGPPTEVYLKPNSLFVATFIGAPEMNILSATVTEKEGLALEGDGFTIHLPEDFRELLLDHIGKDVLLGIRPEHMTVKGVSTLEHVTRTAEIEGTVDFIEALGTDTIVHAKVGENIIKVKLPGHIPLPVGEKIKIEIDLDNIHIFDRDTEKAII; translated from the coding sequence ATGGTTGAGGTCAAGCTTGAGGGGATAACCAAGAGGTTTGGAGACTTTGAGGCGGTTAAGGATCTGAATCTCACGATAAAGGATGGAGAGTTCCTCGTCCTTCTCGGGCCGAGTGGCTGTGGAAAGACTACGACGCTGAGGATGATTTCCGGTCTTGAGACCCCCAGCGAGGGAAGGATATACTTCGGTGACAGGGACGTCACGTATCTGCCCCCCAAGGACAGGAACATCTCGATGGTCTTCCAGAGCTATGCCGTCTGGCCGCATATGAAGGTCTTCGACAACATAGCCTTCCCCCTCAGGGTAAAGAAGTATCCAGAGGACGAGATAAAGAGGCGCGTCAAGTGGGCGGCAGAGCTGCTCCAGATAGAGAACCTCCTCGACCGTTACCCAGGACAGCTGAGCGGCGGCCAGAGACAGCGCGTGGCGGTAGCCAGGGCGATAGTCGTTGAACCTGACGTCCTGCTCATGGACGAACCGCTGAGCAACCTCGATGCGAAGCTCAGGGTTGCGATGAGGGCTGAGATAAAGAAGCTCCAGACCAAGCTCAAGGTCACGACCATATACGTTACCCACGACCAGGTCGAGGCAATGACAATGGGCGACAGGATAGCCGTAATGAACAGGGGCCGACTCCTCCAGGTGGGTCCGCCCACCGAGGTTTATCTGAAGCCCAACTCCCTCTTCGTTGCAACCTTCATAGGTGCCCCTGAGATGAACATCCTAAGCGCCACGGTCACCGAGAAGGAGGGGCTGGCCCTTGAGGGCGACGGGTTTACCATCCACCTACCGGAGGACTTCAGGGAGCTTCTTCTCGACCACATTGGGAAGGACGTCCTGCTCGGCATAAGGCCGGAGCACATGACCGTTAAGGGGGTCTCAACTCTTGAGCACGTAACCAGAACGGCGGAGATAGAGGGAACGGTCGATTTCATCGAAGCCCTTGGAACCGATACGATAGTTCACGCCAAGGTCGGGGAGAACATCATTAAGGTAAAGCTGCCCGGGCACATACCCCTCCCCGTTGGAGAAAAGATTAAAATAGAGATAGACCTTGACAACATCCATATCTTCGACAGAGACACGGAGAAAGCGATAATCTGA
- a CDS encoding TRM11 family SAM-dependent methyltransferase, translated as MYAVIFGKNPRLSEAEFHAFVRRFNLKVEILDLNRDWMVFNSSSKAERYFHWLGGSLKLVRIVGEGEEAIKELEYARLFTVSLYGRDDWKLWRRLGSEVKRHFKSEGPSKFFKPAKTYAMPAELILKGFPETKDFVFIFRENGSLLVGETIRVTDPFELKKLDVERPVQRPVLAIPPRLARIMVNLTEVRKGNFLDPFCGIGTVVQEFVLQGLSAYGSDRDPERVRETKRNLAWLRREFRLKNSAHLEVCDARKLKRCFRQRFDAIVTEPYLGKPLRRNPSRGEAIRLANELDRLYYPVFESFGDVLKRNGRVVFVFPAYRLSGGGIYRKERKWLGKLGFEVLGKYTDHEERHRLIRDIHVLRYRG; from the coding sequence ATGTACGCCGTGATATTCGGAAAAAATCCCCGCCTGAGTGAAGCGGAATTTCATGCGTTTGTAAGAAGGTTCAACCTAAAGGTCGAAATCTTAGACCTCAATCGTGACTGGATGGTATTTAATTCAAGCTCCAAGGCTGAGAGGTACTTCCACTGGCTGGGGGGTTCACTCAAACTGGTCAGGATAGTGGGCGAGGGCGAGGAGGCCATTAAGGAACTCGAATACGCGAGGCTCTTCACCGTCAGCCTCTACGGGAGGGACGACTGGAAACTCTGGCGGAGGCTGGGGAGTGAGGTGAAGAGACACTTCAAATCGGAGGGGCCTTCAAAGTTCTTCAAGCCGGCAAAAACCTATGCCATGCCCGCCGAGCTCATCCTCAAGGGCTTCCCCGAAACGAAGGACTTCGTCTTCATCTTTAGAGAAAACGGGAGCCTCCTCGTGGGGGAAACGATTAGGGTCACCGACCCCTTCGAGCTGAAGAAGCTCGACGTGGAAAGACCCGTCCAGAGGCCCGTACTAGCTATCCCGCCGAGGCTCGCGAGGATAATGGTGAACCTGACCGAGGTGAGGAAGGGCAACTTCCTTGACCCCTTCTGCGGCATAGGGACGGTGGTTCAGGAGTTTGTCCTTCAGGGGCTCAGCGCTTACGGAAGCGACCGCGACCCGGAGAGGGTTAGGGAGACAAAGAGAAACCTTGCATGGCTCAGGCGGGAGTTCAGGCTCAAGAACTCTGCCCACCTCGAAGTCTGCGACGCGAGAAAGCTGAAGCGCTGTTTCCGCCAGAGGTTCGACGCGATAGTTACCGAGCCCTACCTCGGAAAGCCCCTCAGGAGGAACCCGAGCAGGGGAGAGGCGATAAGGCTCGCCAACGAGCTGGACAGGCTCTACTACCCGGTCTTTGAGAGCTTTGGCGATGTCCTCAAAAGGAACGGCAGGGTAGTCTTTGTCTTCCCCGCCTACAGGCTTTCCGGAGGGGGGATATACAGGAAAGAAAGGAAGTGGCTCGGAAAGCTCGGCTTTGAGGTTCTTGGAAAATACACCGACCACGAGGAGAGGCACCGCTTAATCAGGGACATCCACGTGCTGAGGTACAGGGGTTAA
- a CDS encoding secondary thiamine-phosphate synthase enzyme YjbQ, protein MLFEVKVPTEEKFQVVDITDEIQHLVWKSDVTSGIAVVFTTHTTTGLIINENESGLIADIKAKMKELVPKGAGYAHDHIDSNAHAHIRASLLLNPEVIVPIENGELLLGTWQRILFIELDGPRHRKVLVKICKC, encoded by the coding sequence ATGCTGTTCGAGGTCAAGGTTCCAACCGAGGAGAAGTTTCAGGTTGTGGACATAACCGATGAGATTCAGCACCTCGTGTGGAAGAGCGATGTGACCAGCGGCATCGCGGTGGTTTTCACGACCCATACCACGACAGGACTGATTATAAACGAGAACGAGAGTGGCCTCATCGCAGACATCAAGGCCAAGATGAAAGAGCTGGTTCCAAAAGGTGCCGGATACGCCCATGATCACATAGACTCAAACGCCCACGCCCACATAAGGGCGAGCCTCCTGCTGAATCCTGAAGTGATCGTCCCGATAGAGAACGGTGAACTGCTCTTGGGAACCTGGCAGAGAATCCTCTTCATCGAGCTGGACGGTCCGAGGCACAGGAAGGTACTGGTAAAGATATGCAAGTGCTGA
- a CDS encoding carbohydrate ABC transporter permease: protein MNDETKYALKKVGFYTAVFTAAVWIVIPIIISFLYAFTSKADYYDPTKIIPTSFTSEYVHTILFTLGAWDGIKNSVIVAVLTIIISFILGVPAGYSIAKYVFPGKDHIKLSIVALRMFPIPVMAIPLLVLYIDLHLADTLIGVALAHTAMALPFVVLITSSIFAGVSKEYEEAAMVFGLTRFGSFRKITLPLALPGLAAAAMFTFVMSWNEVFVASILTLNNRTLPAQILSIMAGSSGGAAPDYYKFAAAFIMTLPAMLFILFARRYLVTMWGITLK, encoded by the coding sequence ATGAACGACGAAACCAAATACGCCCTCAAAAAGGTAGGGTTCTACACGGCAGTTTTCACGGCCGCGGTCTGGATAGTGATTCCGATAATCATCTCCTTCCTCTACGCCTTCACAAGCAAGGCGGACTACTACGACCCGACCAAGATAATCCCGACGAGCTTTACGAGCGAGTACGTCCACACGATACTCTTTACCCTGGGCGCTTGGGACGGAATAAAGAACAGCGTCATCGTGGCCGTGTTAACCATCATCATAAGCTTCATCCTCGGCGTTCCGGCAGGATACTCGATAGCCAAGTACGTGTTCCCGGGCAAGGACCACATAAAGCTCTCCATAGTTGCCCTCAGGATGTTTCCGATTCCGGTCATGGCAATACCGCTCCTGGTCCTCTACATAGACCTCCATCTCGCCGATACCCTCATCGGAGTGGCGCTGGCCCACACGGCGATGGCGCTCCCCTTCGTCGTTCTCATAACGTCGAGTATCTTCGCCGGGGTGTCCAAGGAGTATGAAGAGGCCGCGATGGTTTTTGGTCTGACCCGCTTCGGCTCCTTCCGTAAGATAACCCTTCCCCTGGCCCTTCCGGGGCTGGCCGCCGCAGCTATGTTTACCTTCGTTATGAGCTGGAACGAGGTATTCGTTGCCTCGATTCTAACCCTAAACAACAGAACCCTGCCCGCGCAGATACTCTCGATAATGGCCGGCTCCAGCGGCGGTGCTGCGCCGGATTACTACAAGTTCGCGGCGGCATTCATAATGACTCTCCCGGCGATGCTCTTCATCCTTTTCGCCAGGAGGTATCTGGTCACGATGTGGGGTATAACGCTCAAGTGA
- a CDS encoding PIN domain-containing protein → MRENTLLVVNTNVLFSFFGKSTATRELIFLLSGRLISPEFAMEELYKYRDVITKKAGINADDFEFLISTLREHVMFVEEKFYAEFVPIALEITPDKDDADFVALSLKANAPLWSNDKRLKKIKEIEVVNTRELLRLLGVD, encoded by the coding sequence TTGAGAGAAAATACTCTCCTCGTGGTTAATACCAACGTGCTGTTCTCGTTCTTCGGGAAATCCACAGCTACCAGGGAGTTGATTTTCCTGCTGTCTGGGAGGCTAATCAGTCCAGAATTCGCCATGGAGGAGCTATACAAGTACAGAGATGTGATAACCAAAAAAGCGGGGATAAACGCCGACGACTTCGAGTTTCTGATTTCCACGCTGAGGGAACACGTGATGTTCGTTGAGGAGAAATTTTACGCGGAATTCGTTCCCATCGCTCTGGAGATAACACCCGACAAGGACGACGCCGACTTCGTTGCCCTCTCCCTGAAGGCGAACGCTCCCCTGTGGAGCAACGACAAGAGGCTTAAGAAGATAAAGGAAATCGAGGTTGTGAACACGAGGGAACTGTTAAGACTGCTTGGGGTTGATTAG
- a CDS encoding glycerate kinase type-2 family protein, protein MDARTAALEIMNAAIESADPYAAVRRSLRVAGDRLMVSGKELPLSGRVYLLAFGKAACAMARAAAEILGERIEEGVIVTKYGYAEECPKTERLRVIEAGHPVPDENSLLGGRFGLELAEKVGENDVLLVLISGGGSSLFLLPERGISLDDKIRTNELLLRSGARIYEINTVRKHISAVKGGKLAKRVRETVVSLILSDVVGDPLEAIASGPTVKDPTTFKDAHRILRLYGVWDKLPESVRRHVELGLEGKVEETLKEDLPNVHNFVVGSNTLACESALAKAKELGYNPLLLTTTLEGEAREIALAIGSIVQEIARYDRPVPRPAVLIAGGEWTVTIEGEAGLGGPNQEFTLSIARKIAGLDAVVLAVDTDGTDGPTDAAGGIVDGRTLGLLEKMGVDVEEALRRHDAYRALEKAGALLKTGPTGTNVNSLIIAVVPKGL, encoded by the coding sequence ATGGACGCCAGAACCGCTGCACTGGAGATTATGAACGCGGCCATCGAGAGTGCCGACCCCTACGCTGCAGTGAGGAGGAGCCTCAGGGTTGCCGGAGATCGTCTGATGGTTTCTGGGAAGGAGCTCCCCCTCTCGGGAAGGGTTTATCTCCTCGCCTTCGGCAAGGCCGCCTGTGCCATGGCAAGGGCCGCCGCTGAAATCCTCGGGGAGAGGATAGAGGAGGGAGTAATCGTTACCAAGTACGGTTATGCGGAGGAGTGCCCGAAAACAGAAAGGCTGAGGGTCATTGAGGCGGGACACCCCGTTCCAGACGAAAACTCCCTCCTGGGCGGAAGGTTCGGCCTTGAGCTCGCGGAGAAAGTCGGGGAGAACGACGTCCTTCTGGTTCTCATCTCTGGTGGTGGAAGTTCCCTTTTCCTCCTCCCTGAGAGGGGGATAAGCCTCGACGATAAAATCCGAACCAACGAACTCCTCCTGAGGAGCGGGGCGAGAATATACGAGATAAACACCGTGAGGAAGCACATCTCGGCCGTCAAGGGCGGTAAGCTGGCCAAACGCGTTAGAGAGACGGTTGTGAGCCTAATCCTCTCGGACGTGGTTGGTGACCCCCTTGAAGCCATCGCCTCCGGCCCGACCGTTAAAGACCCCACGACCTTTAAAGACGCCCATAGAATCCTGAGGCTCTACGGTGTCTGGGATAAGCTTCCGGAGAGCGTCAGGAGGCACGTCGAGCTTGGCCTTGAAGGGAAAGTCGAGGAGACCCTCAAGGAGGATTTGCCCAACGTCCACAACTTCGTGGTCGGAAGCAATACATTGGCCTGCGAATCCGCCCTGGCAAAGGCGAAGGAACTCGGCTACAACCCCCTGCTTCTCACAACCACCTTGGAGGGCGAAGCGAGGGAGATAGCCCTGGCTATAGGCTCAATAGTCCAGGAGATTGCCAGATACGACCGACCGGTTCCAAGGCCTGCCGTCCTGATAGCCGGCGGAGAGTGGACGGTGACGATAGAGGGTGAAGCCGGTCTCGGCGGACCGAACCAGGAATTCACGCTCAGCATAGCGAGAAAGATAGCGGGCCTGGATGCAGTTGTCCTTGCCGTTGATACCGACGGGACCGACGGGCCAACGGATGCCGCTGGGGGAATAGTGGACGGGAGAACGCTTGGGCTTCTTGAAAAGATGGGGGTGGACGTGGAGGAAGCCCTCAGAAGGCACGACGCCTACCGTGCCCTCGAAAAGGCCGGTGCACTCCTAAAGACTGGGCCGACGGGGACGAACGTGAACTCTTTAATCATAGCGGTGGTTCCGAAGGGACTTTAA
- a CDS encoding NfeD family protein produces the protein MKLRNILKLLALMADEIIVGILLFAVLPRMGVGIPLWAGLLVIAVLLAKDFLIAPFVLGGGVDRRPETGPEGLVGRMALVVEDLSPEGVVKLDGELWKAECLNGSARRGELVRITSVKGTKVLVECRE, from the coding sequence ATGAAACTCCGGAACATCCTAAAGCTCCTCGCACTGATGGCCGATGAGATAATCGTTGGAATACTGCTCTTCGCCGTACTCCCGCGTATGGGGGTAGGTATCCCCCTGTGGGCAGGTCTGTTGGTGATAGCCGTTCTCCTGGCCAAAGACTTCTTAATAGCGCCATTCGTTCTTGGGGGAGGTGTTGACAGAAGGCCCGAAACAGGCCCAGAAGGGCTGGTGGGCAGAATGGCGCTCGTTGTGGAGGACCTCTCCCCCGAGGGCGTGGTTAAGCTCGACGGAGAACTGTGGAAGGCGGAATGCTTAAACGGAAGTGCCAGGAGAGGTGAACTTGTCAGGATAACGTCCGTGAAGGGGACTAAGGTTCTCGTGGAATGCCGAGAGTAG
- a CDS encoding prenyltransferase, with protein sequence MIAKEVLASVEVIPDPYIKSATYAKIGERLAKARDNLYKTAFLRAIETAKEIEDPVTMFRALLSVGYSMGRAGLKSAKRIYQGVLEDSRMLSTAQRDLIMQSAAGYMLALGEVNEAITYALEIENPRVRNEILLEILRANTRMIGKEHLRVAYRLRKSKLIVDYIDSEPHRSKAMLELIKAYLFLESYENAISLLREIQVKDWARQAFKEVAFYLKEKDVLGHYIDALETVANDLIGKFGRDFTVELAFVFALSGEGVPALDLIRRLDNSESIIVEMALELLERDHDVLPSFISAMTEEEVALVGKVIMNKILENPKKGSWAIVKAIGNGTSSEEVWAKIARYHVLKGELEGAMRIGSLIQDERLRSIIMADVAHHLVKRGEVERAIDAALEVRNPRFSSILVSEILIKALEQELPGRVKSWNGSRH encoded by the coding sequence ATGATTGCCAAAGAGGTGCTGGCTTCCGTTGAGGTGATTCCAGACCCCTATATAAAATCTGCAACTTACGCTAAAATTGGTGAGAGATTAGCCAAAGCAAGGGACAACCTTTACAAGACCGCTTTTCTGCGCGCGATTGAGACTGCCAAGGAGATAGAGGATCCGGTGACGATGTTTCGAGCGTTGCTTTCCGTTGGATACTCAATGGGCCGCGCGGGGCTTAAATCCGCCAAGAGGATATATCAGGGGGTTCTCGAAGACTCCCGGATGCTCTCAACGGCTCAGAGAGACCTGATAATGCAGAGTGCCGCCGGTTACATGCTGGCGCTCGGGGAGGTCAATGAGGCAATAACCTACGCCTTGGAGATAGAGAATCCTAGGGTTCGGAACGAGATTCTCCTCGAAATACTGCGCGCCAACACCAGGATGATAGGAAAGGAGCACCTGAGGGTGGCCTACAGGCTCAGGAAGAGCAAGCTGATCGTAGATTACATAGACTCCGAACCCCACCGCTCAAAGGCCATGCTGGAACTGATAAAGGCCTATCTGTTCTTGGAGAGCTACGAGAACGCCATTTCCCTTCTCAGAGAGATTCAGGTCAAAGACTGGGCCAGGCAGGCCTTCAAGGAGGTTGCCTTCTATCTGAAGGAGAAGGACGTGCTCGGTCACTACATAGACGCCCTGGAGACGGTTGCCAACGACCTCATCGGGAAGTTTGGAAGGGACTTCACGGTGGAGCTGGCATTCGTGTTCGCCCTGAGCGGTGAGGGCGTGCCGGCACTTGACCTCATAAGGCGCCTCGATAACAGTGAGTCCATAATCGTTGAGATGGCCTTGGAGCTCCTTGAAAGGGACCACGACGTTCTGCCCAGTTTCATCTCCGCTATGACGGAGGAAGAGGTGGCCCTCGTCGGAAAGGTCATCATGAACAAAATCCTTGAGAACCCGAAGAAGGGTAGCTGGGCAATAGTTAAGGCCATCGGGAACGGCACCTCCAGCGAGGAGGTGTGGGCCAAGATAGCACGCTACCACGTCCTTAAGGGCGAACTGGAGGGGGCAATGAGGATAGGAAGCCTCATACAGGACGAGAGGCTGCGTTCGATAATAATGGCCGACGTTGCCCATCACCTGGTCAAGAGGGGGGAGGTTGAGAGGGCCATCGACGCCGCGCTTGAGGTCCGGAACCCGAGGTTCTCCTCGATACTCGTCTCCGAGATACTCATCAAGGCCCTGGAGCAGGAACTTCCGGGGAGGGTTAAGTCATGGAACGGCTCAAGGCACTGA
- a CDS encoding SPL family radical SAM protein, whose amino-acid sequence MKVRVIERRAKSLYTRSKIPGVEWAVNQYVGCAFACEYCYAKFLTRWKDYGRWGSWVEVKTNAPELARKHVTGSVVMSTVSDPYQPIEAELKLTRRVLRYMDKRNELSVLTKSPLVTRDIDLFKEFRTIEVGLTINGLTGREKRLFEPLTPVHEARVNALKELHEAGLKTYVFVSPIIPEITDVSAIVEDTRDFTDYYFFEVLNLRASGSDFEELLREEYSESYEALVDGDAFEEFMWGLKKEIRSLKVKAEGIETHREGWEFVEL is encoded by the coding sequence ATGAAGGTTCGGGTTATCGAGAGGCGTGCCAAGAGCCTTTACACCCGCTCAAAGATTCCGGGTGTTGAGTGGGCGGTTAACCAATACGTCGGCTGTGCCTTCGCCTGTGAGTACTGCTACGCCAAGTTCCTGACGAGGTGGAAGGACTACGGAAGATGGGGAAGCTGGGTTGAGGTCAAGACCAACGCACCAGAGCTAGCCCGAAAGCACGTCACCGGGAGCGTGGTAATGTCCACCGTGAGCGACCCCTACCAGCCGATAGAGGCCGAGCTGAAGCTTACGAGGAGAGTTCTCCGATACATGGATAAGAGAAACGAACTCTCTGTTCTGACGAAGTCGCCGCTGGTAACTCGCGACATCGACCTTTTCAAAGAGTTCCGCACGATAGAGGTCGGCCTCACGATAAACGGCCTCACAGGGAGAGAAAAGAGGCTGTTTGAACCGCTGACGCCGGTTCACGAGGCCAGGGTTAATGCGCTGAAAGAGCTCCACGAGGCGGGCCTGAAAACCTACGTTTTCGTCAGCCCCATAATCCCCGAAATAACCGACGTTTCCGCCATCGTTGAGGACACGCGGGACTTCACGGACTACTACTTCTTTGAGGTCCTTAACCTGAGGGCCTCCGGGAGCGATTTCGAGGAGCTCTTGAGGGAGGAGTACTCCGAGAGCTACGAGGCCCTGGTGGACGGGGACGCCTTCGAGGAGTTTATGTGGGGGCTGAAAAAGGAGATAAGGAGCCTCAAAGTAAAGGCCGAGGGGATAGAGACCCACAGGGAGGGATGGGAGTTCGTGGAGCTCTGA